The Streptomyces aurantiacus genome includes a region encoding these proteins:
- a CDS encoding ABC transporter substrate-binding protein — translation MSALSNSNWDRRSVLRAAAGLAALGPLAACGGNTGREGGGSSGKNLTQYFHAYGEAGTEQAIKKYAAAYDGARVTTQWITGTNFESKLFSALLTKNAPDVFEFHPQIQMIKSGQVADLSDIMEPVKDDFNPADIASHTIDGKIWGVRMIDDPQFFYYRKSMLEKAGVEPPTTLDELVEAAAKLTTSKVKGVFLGNSITPVMNPLIWSTGANTLTDKNEIAYHTDEVAAGLKKLRTMFKSGHLLLDAPADWWDPSAITQGLVAIQWCGMWAMPVIQKALGDDVGIIPFPTSAEGGKPAVTNGGWSMFVNAKSKNVDLAKEYVKWLWIDQKKYQEDWSLSYGFHIPPRTSLAESATKLKSGLPAEGVKLFNEFGHFDNPAWTQAMIVALENVVADTVRKGGNPEAALDKADKIVNRELKKLFG, via the coding sequence ATGTCGGCACTGAGCAACAGCAACTGGGACCGTCGATCCGTACTGCGAGCCGCCGCGGGCCTCGCCGCCCTCGGCCCGCTGGCCGCCTGTGGCGGCAACACCGGCCGTGAGGGCGGGGGCAGTTCGGGCAAGAACCTGACGCAGTACTTCCACGCGTACGGAGAGGCCGGCACCGAGCAGGCCATCAAGAAGTACGCGGCTGCCTACGACGGGGCCCGCGTGACCACCCAGTGGATCACCGGCACCAACTTCGAGAGCAAGCTGTTCTCGGCGCTGCTCACCAAGAACGCGCCCGACGTCTTCGAGTTCCACCCACAGATCCAGATGATCAAGAGCGGTCAGGTGGCGGACCTGTCCGACATCATGGAGCCGGTCAAGGACGACTTCAATCCGGCCGACATCGCCTCGCACACGATCGACGGGAAGATATGGGGCGTCCGCATGATCGACGACCCGCAGTTCTTCTACTACCGCAAGTCGATGCTGGAGAAGGCGGGGGTCGAGCCGCCCACCACGCTGGACGAGCTCGTCGAGGCCGCCGCGAAGCTCACCACGTCCAAGGTCAAGGGCGTCTTCCTCGGCAACTCGATCACCCCGGTGATGAACCCGCTGATCTGGTCGACCGGCGCCAACACCCTCACCGACAAGAACGAGATCGCCTACCACACGGACGAGGTCGCGGCCGGCCTCAAGAAGCTCCGCACGATGTTCAAGTCGGGCCACCTGCTGCTGGACGCCCCCGCGGACTGGTGGGACCCGTCGGCCATCACCCAGGGCCTGGTCGCGATCCAGTGGTGCGGCATGTGGGCGATGCCGGTGATCCAGAAGGCGCTCGGCGACGACGTCGGCATCATCCCCTTCCCGACCTCCGCGGAGGGCGGCAAGCCCGCGGTCACCAACGGCGGCTGGTCGATGTTCGTCAACGCCAAGAGCAAGAACGTCGACCTGGCCAAGGAGTACGTGAAGTGGCTGTGGATCGACCAGAAGAAGTACCAGGAGGACTGGTCCCTCTCGTACGGCTTCCACATCCCGCCGCGCACCTCGCTCGCCGAGTCCGCGACCAAGCTGAAGTCGGGTCTGCCCGCCGAGGGCGTCAAGCTCTTCAACGAGTTCGGCCACTTCGACAACCCGGCCTGGACGCAGGCCATGATCGTCGCGCTTGAGAACGTCGTCGCCGACACCGTGCGCAAGGGCGGCAACCCGGAGGCCGCGCTCGACAAGGCCGACAAGATCGTGAACCGCGAACTCAAGAAGCTGTTCGGATAG
- a CDS encoding carbohydrate ABC transporter permease has product MSTTTSSGVAKDRAPAGTPKVKQGRGVRGRTLNFWLFTGPFLIGLAVFVYIPIGWSAYLSFFEARYTVTPSTFVGFDNFTYMLTNEKFTDSLVTFTVFAAFIVPVTWAFSLGLAMMVNRLRFMRAFFRSVFFLPTAVSFVAASLIWKMSIFSGVRFGLANTVLGWFGVENIAWLANPNPPWYWLVIVTVRLWLQAGFYMILFLAALQNIPPELYEAAAIDGAKPGWQTFWYITLPQLRATSTAVILLLLVAAYQAFDEFFNLLAKTTWGRPPLVELYYTALGENQDYGAGSAGAMILTVLICCVTLLQGKFMGFGKGEQAK; this is encoded by the coding sequence ATGTCGACCACCACCTCGAGCGGTGTCGCCAAGGACCGTGCCCCTGCCGGGACCCCCAAGGTCAAGCAGGGGCGCGGGGTCCGCGGCCGCACGCTCAACTTCTGGCTCTTCACCGGCCCGTTCCTGATCGGGCTCGCGGTCTTCGTCTACATCCCGATCGGCTGGAGCGCGTACCTCTCGTTCTTCGAGGCGCGCTACACGGTCACTCCCAGCACGTTCGTCGGCTTCGACAACTTCACGTACATGCTGACGAACGAGAAGTTCACGGACTCGCTCGTCACCTTCACCGTCTTCGCCGCGTTCATCGTGCCCGTCACCTGGGCGTTCTCGCTCGGCCTCGCGATGATGGTGAACCGGCTGCGGTTCATGCGGGCGTTCTTCCGGTCGGTGTTCTTCCTGCCGACCGCCGTCAGCTTCGTGGCCGCGTCCCTGATCTGGAAGATGTCCATCTTCAGCGGAGTCCGCTTCGGGCTGGCGAACACCGTGCTCGGCTGGTTCGGCGTGGAGAACATCGCCTGGCTGGCCAACCCCAATCCGCCCTGGTACTGGCTGGTCATCGTCACCGTACGCCTGTGGCTCCAGGCCGGCTTCTACATGATCCTGTTCCTGGCGGCCCTGCAGAACATCCCGCCGGAGCTGTACGAGGCCGCCGCGATCGACGGCGCCAAGCCGGGCTGGCAGACCTTCTGGTACATCACGCTCCCCCAGCTGCGTGCCACCTCGACAGCGGTGATCCTGCTGCTGCTCGTCGCCGCCTACCAGGCCTTCGACGAGTTCTTCAACCTCCTCGCCAAGACCACCTGGGGCCGTCCGCCGCTGGTCGAGCTGTACTACACGGCGCTCGGTGAGAACCAGGACTACGGCGCCGGCAGCGCGGGCGCGATGATCCTGACCGTGCTGATCTGCTGCGTGACCCTGCTCCAGGGCAAGTTCATGGGCTTCGGAAAGGGGGAGCAGGCCAAGTGA
- a CDS encoding carbohydrate ABC transporter permease — MTTTVPPIKDTRTEPAATTRSVKKRTGTAGSVGLYFATAVCALLFLVPFYLIVRNALSTDVEITGENWKFFPTDIQWGNFSELFDDPTVPFARSLWNSTVVGVLHTVGTLLVCSLAGYGLARIPYKHANKIFYVVLVTLMVPTAVTFVPSFVLVSSLGWVSSMQGLIVPGLFSGFTCFLFRQYFLGFPKELEEAARVDGLSYWGSYWRIVVPNSLNFFAAIATITFISGWNAFLWPLVIGQDQEAWTVQVALSSYMTNQTVNFHLIFMATAISILPLVLVFLFLQRWLVQGVAQTGIKG, encoded by the coding sequence GTGACCACCACCGTGCCTCCCATCAAGGACACCAGGACCGAACCGGCCGCCACCACGCGCTCCGTGAAGAAGCGGACCGGCACCGCGGGCAGTGTCGGCCTCTACTTCGCGACGGCCGTCTGCGCCCTGCTGTTCCTCGTCCCCTTCTACCTGATCGTCCGCAACGCCCTGTCCACGGACGTCGAGATCACCGGCGAGAACTGGAAGTTCTTCCCCACCGACATCCAGTGGGGCAACTTCTCCGAGCTGTTCGACGACCCGACGGTCCCCTTCGCCCGTTCCCTGTGGAACTCCACGGTCGTCGGCGTCCTGCACACCGTCGGCACCCTGCTGGTGTGCTCGCTCGCGGGCTACGGTCTCGCCCGTATCCCGTACAAGCACGCCAACAAGATCTTCTACGTGGTCCTCGTGACGCTGATGGTGCCCACGGCCGTCACCTTCGTGCCCAGCTTCGTGCTGGTCTCGTCGCTCGGCTGGGTGTCGAGTATGCAAGGTCTCATCGTTCCGGGGCTCTTCAGTGGTTTCACCTGCTTCCTCTTCCGGCAGTACTTCCTGGGGTTCCCCAAGGAACTGGAGGAGGCGGCGCGGGTGGACGGGCTCAGTTACTGGGGTTCGTACTGGCGTATCGTCGTGCCCAACTCGCTGAACTTCTTCGCCGCGATCGCGACCATCACCTTCATCAGCGGCTGGAACGCCTTCCTGTGGCCCCTGGTCATCGGTCAGGATCAGGAGGCGTGGACGGTGCAGGTCGCCCTCTCCTCGTACATGACGAACCAGACCGTCAACTTCCATCTGATCTTCATGGCCACCGCAATTTCCATCCTGCCCCTGGTGCTCGTGTTCCTGTTCCTCCAGCGCTGGCTGGTGCAGGGGGTCGCGCAGACCGGCATCAAGGGCTGA